In SAR324 cluster bacterium, the genomic window ATAACATCCAGTTGCTGGGAAAATTATTTAAAGGGAGATTATTCACTTAGTTTATTGAAGTTAATAAATAAAAAAAATATATTTTATTAAGGATTGAGGCCGCCCCGGGGCTATTCAGTTCTTCTGCTTTTGAGGGTCAACCGGATGATAGGCGGGGATTACAGGCCAATGTCGTCAACTTAAGGCGTTCTTCGCTGGGGAATCCCCATTTTCAAAGGGGGCATGGGGGATTTAACGCTCAGAATGACATCCCCCTAACCCCCTTGAACCAAGGGGGAATTGAAACACAGCACCGTTCAGAATGCTTAAGTTGATGACATTGGATTACAGGCCCCGCCAATTCCACAATCGTATGTTTGATGGGCACGTAGTCCCGTCCTGCCTGATAACTGAACAGCCCTGACTGAGTCAGGAGTTCATTGACATGTTGATAAGTAATGCTACTATGCGTCGTTTTTGTGCTCAGCATGGATCGCTGAGTAATTTTTTCCGTGAGGAAGAGTAACCTGTGAATCTTGGAAAATCATGAATACGAATTGGATTCAGAATTTATTTTTGCCGATCATTGAGTTTATTGCCAGCAATCATGTCGTTGAAGCGCTGATTGGAATCGCAATCATCATTTTCGGAATGTTTTATGTCTATCCCTGGATCAATCTCCGAAAGGAACTTCTTCGGAGAACCAGGGAACTCAAGGCCAAACAGGCAGAACTTAAAACAAACGCGACCTTTCTGACCAGGGACCAGATTTCGATTGAAGGCTGGCATAACACCTTACAGCATTTGTGGGTTGAATTTAAGGAAACCCTGCATGAACAGGAAGTTTCTCCGGGAGTTCTGAGAGTCAGGGCTACCCTGCCAGCAGCCGCTTTTTTCTCACCCCAGTCTGTTGTCGAAACCTGGTTACACACGGATTTTTTCAAACACTTGCCGGGAATCCTCACAGGCCTTGGAATCATTGGAACTTTTTCCGGATTGATCATTGGTCTGACAGGATTTCATGTGGACAATCCCACCCAGACCACTCAGGAATTACAGGGACTCCTCGGTTGGGTCATGAAAGCCTTTACCGCTTCCTTTCTGGCCATTGCCTGTGCCATCATCCTGACATTCATTGAAAAGATTCTGCTAACCAGGGCCTATCGCTATCTGGAAAATTTTACCTGTGTGGTGGATGCACTGTTTGAATCCGGGGTAGGTGAGGAATATCTGGCTTCGCTGGTCAAGTCTTCCCGGGAAAGCACGGATCAGGCAAAGCATCTCAAACAAGGCATGGTGGACGACTTGCAACGAATTATGGATGGGGTCGTCGAGGCGCTTAGAAAAGACTCGGAAAAAAACACTTATGAACAAATCCGTGAACAACGGGTCCAATCAGAAAAAATGGCCACAGAACTGGCAAACGCGATCACAAAAAGTATTCAAAAAACGTTTGAGGGGCCGTTGAAACAGATCACCAAATTTTCAGGCGATGTCGGCAACAGTCATGTCACAGGGTTGCAGGATCTGATCACCATGTTCATGGGGCAACTGCAAACAACAGTGGGCAGTCAAATGGGGCAACTGGATTCCATGATGGGGCAATCCGTCAACTCCATGCGGTCCATGCAGGATAATTTTGCGGGATTACTCAACAATCTGGGACATGCCGGGCAGGATGCGACCAACAGCATCAGTGTGCAATTGAAAGACGCATTGTCTCAGGTTCAGGCAACTCAAACTTCAATGATACAACACATGGAAGACATGCTGACCAGGATGAGCATGAACTCTACAGCGTCCCAGTCTGAACTTCAATCCATGACCCAACGGATGGTTTCTCAACTGGATACACAGATTCAGGGAATGGTCCGGGATCTTCAGACTCAGCGGGAATCGCTTGATGAGCAAGGTCAGCGTCAAATCAGGGACGTGATGGAAACAGTGGCTGTTCAACAAAACAGGCTGATGACAGACTTCAGTCAGCGTTTTGATGATCTGCTGCTCCGTGTGGATCAGCGTAATCAACAAACCTGGCAATCCATCACGGAAATTCAGCAGGAATCCGCGGCAACTCAGGATCGAATGAAAGTACAGGGGATGGAATCCATTGAGTCACAAAATCAGGTCATGCAAACCTTTATCGGCCAATTCAAACAGGAAGTCGACCGTATGGTGAGTTCCACCCATACCGCGGCTCAGGCGATGGGCCGCACCGCTGAACGACTGGATGTTTCAGTGAATCAAAGTGCTACCACCTTATCGGGTACTGTTCAGAAAATGAGTGGAATCTGGGGCGACTTCAATAAAGCCAGTGAAACGCTGCTACAAGCCACCAGGCAGGCTGATCAGGGGTATGCAAAGCTGTTGGAATCCACTGGAAATATGGGGCAGACTTCCACCGTCTTACAGCAGGTCGCCATGGATCTGCACCACATGAATCAGGAATACCGTCAAACGCATGAGCAGATATTGCAGATGACTCAAAGTTTACAGAGCATGCTCGAAACCTCTAAACGGGATGTGAGCGTCAACAGAAACCTGCTCGATCAACTGGAAAACTCGGTTGAAAAAATCCAGTCCTTTTCAGAAAACACTCAAGCATTAATCCACGCGACCAGGGAATATACCACACAACTGGACGATACCCTTTCCTCCGCGTTTGAAAATTTCGGTGAGGGGGTTGCCCGCAGTTTGCAAACATCCAATCAGGAATTTCAAAAAAGCCTCAAGGAAGCCGCGGATATTCTCAGTGAAGTGGCCGCGGAACTGCAATTGGCCCAAAATTCCAGCAGGAGAAGTTGATGTTTCGTTCTCCCTCAATTCCCGTGAAGTCTTCTGATGAAGGCGAAAAACCTTTCTGGATCTCCTATGCGGATTTGATGACCGCGTTGATGGTTCTGTTTCTGGTGGTGATGTGTGTGACACTGCTCAATGTGACACGGCAAATCAACGAAAGTCTCGCTAATGAAGACATTCGAAAACAGGAAATCATGACATTTTGTCAGGATCTTCAACAAATGCTTGGTGCCAATGCAAAACTGTCTTCGATCCAGGTAGATTGTGAGCGGAAAAAAATCAATTTTGGAACAGAGGCACTCTTTCCCTATGCGGATTATCATATTTCCAGTACCACTCAGGGAAAGCTCCGTTATTTTGCGTCCGAACTGCTCAAGGTTGCGGAAAGTCCAAATGGCAAACGCTGGTTAAAACGAATCATTGTGGAAGGATTCACCGATTCCAAGGGGTCGTATCTCTACAATCTTGATCTGAGTCTCAAACGTTCTCAATCGGTTCTTTGCTCACTGATTTCACCAGATCAATCATCCGTTCTGACTTTGTCGGAAAAACTGCAAATCCAGAAACTCTTTCTGGTTGGAGGCTTTTCCTCAAATTCCAGCAAATCTTCCGCGGATGAAAGTCGGCGTGTTGAATGGAAACTGGATTTT contains:
- a CDS encoding OmpA family protein — translated: MFRSPSIPVKSSDEGEKPFWISYADLMTALMVLFLVVMCVTLLNVTRQINESLANEDIRKQEIMTFCQDLQQMLGANAKLSSIQVDCERKKINFGTEALFPYADYHISSTTQGKLRYFASELLKVAESPNGKRWLKRIIVEGFTDSKGSYLYNLDLSLKRSQSVLCSLISPDQSSVLTLSEKLQIQKLFLVGGFSSNSSKSSADESRRVEWKLDFYGLTEEPVNAPETYQLTMQGLYALDKQSSIPKAYALRGLVGNEYTGSEEFLKAVETVLGRDLVLKNSENLLDVASNFGRCQL
- the zorA gene encoding anti-phage defense ZorAB system ZorA — its product is MNTNWIQNLFLPIIEFIASNHVVEALIGIAIIIFGMFYVYPWINLRKELLRRTRELKAKQAELKTNATFLTRDQISIEGWHNTLQHLWVEFKETLHEQEVSPGVLRVRATLPAAAFFSPQSVVETWLHTDFFKHLPGILTGLGIIGTFSGLIIGLTGFHVDNPTQTTQELQGLLGWVMKAFTASFLAIACAIILTFIEKILLTRAYRYLENFTCVVDALFESGVGEEYLASLVKSSRESTDQAKHLKQGMVDDLQRIMDGVVEALRKDSEKNTYEQIREQRVQSEKMATELANAITKSIQKTFEGPLKQITKFSGDVGNSHVTGLQDLITMFMGQLQTTVGSQMGQLDSMMGQSVNSMRSMQDNFAGLLNNLGHAGQDATNSISVQLKDALSQVQATQTSMIQHMEDMLTRMSMNSTASQSELQSMTQRMVSQLDTQIQGMVRDLQTQRESLDEQGQRQIRDVMETVAVQQNRLMTDFSQRFDDLLLRVDQRNQQTWQSITEIQQESAATQDRMKVQGMESIESQNQVMQTFIGQFKQEVDRMVSSTHTAAQAMGRTAERLDVSVNQSATTLSGTVQKMSGIWGDFNKASETLLQATRQADQGYAKLLESTGNMGQTSTVLQQVAMDLHHMNQEYRQTHEQILQMTQSLQSMLETSKRDVSVNRNLLDQLENSVEKIQSFSENTQALIHATREYTTQLDDTLSSAFENFGEGVARSLQTSNQEFQKSLKEAADILSEVAAELQLAQNSSRRS